The DNA sequence CACGCGTCTTCGCCTTGGCGGTATCTATATCACACACTGCCACCAATTCTGCACCCGGATGCTGGAGGTAGCCGAGTTGATGTAGATGCCCAATGCCACCGCACCCAACTGCTGCAACTTTCAGTTTCCCTGCCATAATCGTTCTCCTTTACGCGCTGGACGCGCTCCGAAGCATAGCGTGCTCCTACTCAAGTTCCGATCGAGCCTGACAATTTGTTTCTAAAATCCATCTTTCACCTGTAATATCAGTCCCTAAATTTTTTGCCTAAAGGATATAATATACAATGCCGAAAAAAATAACAAGGGAAATTTTCCGAAAGCGAGGTTTATTGCATAGCAACAATTTTTATGTTATACTTTCTCCTAATTACATCTTAAAGGAGAGGTAGACTACGATGAACTGTCCGCGATGCAAACGGGAAGACGCTGTCAAAAACGGGAAAGTTAGAGGAAGCCAACGCTACAAATGTAAAGCCTGCGGCTTCCAGTTCACCCGTCTAACGACTCGCGGGAGACCCCCGTGGCAAAGAGCCTTAGCCGTTTTCCTATATTGCCGTGGGGTCTCTATTAGCACAATTGCTCGGATGTTTTCGGTGGCACCGAGTACCATTTTCAAATGGATCCGAAAGTTCGGTTCTAAACGGACACCTCTGCCTGAATCTACTGACGGGGCAGTCCTTCTTGATGAGAATGAAATAAGGCAGTATCTGGAAAAGCAGAGCGCAGGTTCCGAATCCGGAAAGATTTTCGTCGTCATACCCGAAGACGTGTTATCTGAGAATGTCGTCGTCGGCATAAAGCGAGATTGACCGCCGCGCCTAATTTTGATATATCTTGACAACCCCGACAATTTGTTTTAAAATTAAAAACAGGAGGTATAAAATAGACTTATGCGAACTCAACTATTAATTAGAAAAATTAGCAAGTATAGTGCCAGTGTGTGCTTACTCATGCTCCTTTTCGGAGGTATAGCAGTCGCCGCAGACGAATCGTTCGGCGACCCCTTTGAGAAGGGCAAATTACAGAACCCGAATTGGGAATGGCAAAACGAACCCCCAAAATGGGACGTTGGCGAAACCCGTGCGGACTTCCTTTACATCGACAGTGAACCCAATCGAAATCTCTGGGCAAACGATATGTCTCATTTCCTATATCAGGAGACCGACACAGATATATTCGATGTTGAAACCCACTTCTTCGCCAGATGGGACACCAGTTCCGGGGTCAATGGACTCGTCGTGAAAAGCCCGTCGGACGATAACTGGGTTACCATCAAATTCTGGTCCCGAGATGCAGCTGCGAAGGGACAGATCCAGTATCAGACGAAACAGAATGAAGGCGGTGGCGGTCTTACTGGAAACGCCGGATTCACCCCTGAATTTGGAGAAACCGAACTCTTCCTCCGACTCGCCAGAGATGGTGATGAATACAGTGCTTGGTATAAAACCAAGGAAAATGAGGATTGGATTGAAATCGGTGTGACCGAATTTGACCTCACACCCCCCGTATGGCTCGGTGTCTACGCCGGTGTTGCTGCGGGTGCAGGAAGTTTAGAGGTTGAATACGAATACTTTAGAGACAATCTGAACCCTTTTCCTGTCGAACCCGGCGGAAAAGCCACAACAACTTGGGCAGCAGTAAAAACCCAGTATTAGAGATGGACAACAACTATGCAGCACCGTCTGATTATTTTCATGATGCTCTTCGGAATCCCTACCTTAGCAGCGTCCACCTTCACAGATGTTAGTTTCACTGCAAACGTCCATCAACGTGAAATTCCTATTGACGCAGCATCCGGGGCTTGGCTGGGTCCCGGGACTGCCGCCGCCGACTATGACAACGATGACTGCTGGCTCGATATTTTCGTTGTTGGCGACGGTGGCTTACCCAACGCACTCTATCACAATAACGGCGATGGCACATTCACGGATGTCGCAGTACAAGCCGGGGTTGCAGACACGCCAAGAGGGCGTGGGTGCGTCTGGTTTGACTACAATAACGACGGCTGGAGCGATCTCTACGTAACCTGCGCCGGTCCAAACTATCTTTTTCAGAACAACGGTGACGGCACTTTCACAGACGTGACACAGCAGGCTGATGTTGCTGACGAAAAACACGGCACCAACCCCGCCATCGCTGACTATGACCATGACGGTTGGCTCGACATTTACATTGCTAATTGGGGGCGAGCACCCTCCCTCTTAAATCCAAACCCCGCTCCCAAAACCAACGTCCTCTATCGCAACCGAGGCGATGGCACCTTTGAAGAAACCACCGAGATTGCCGGTGTTGGTGATGATGGCATCGCTTGGGGATCCATCTTTTTTGACTATGATGGCGATACTTGGGCAGACCTCTTCGTTGCGAACGACCACGGACCCGACAAACTCTACCGCAACCGAGGCGATGGCACTTTTGAAGATGTCTCAGAGCAATCCGGTATCGTGACGGAAGTTAACGGAAAACCGACAGGCGCGATGGGGCTCTGTGTCGGAGACTACGATAACGATACTGACTTAGATTTTTTCATCACGAACTACGATGCCGATCTCCTCTGGCGCAATAACGGGGACGGCACTTTTACCAATGTCGCTGAAGCCGTCGGTGTTGCCAACGAAGGCGTAGGGTGGTACGCCAGCTTCATTGACTACGACAACGACGGTTGGCGCGACCTTTACGTCGTCAACGGTGATGTCGATAATTCCCAGAAAACCAATCACAACCGTCTCTACCACAACCAAAACGGAAACTTCGTTGACCAAGCCGATGCACTCAACGTCACTGTCGATGCTGTCGGGCGCGGCGCGACCACTGGCGATTTTGATAACGATGGCGATGTCGATTTCTACATTGTCAACAATACCAGCAACACCCTCCTCCAGAACGATGTCAACACTGATAACCAAAACATCAAAATTCGGCTTCGCGGTACAGAAAGCAACCGAGACGGGGTCGGCACACGTGTAACAGTGACAACAGGCACTCACACACAGACGCAAGAACTTATCTGCGGCACAGGCTTTCTGGGCAGCGACAGTCCCGAACTCGAATTCGGGATCCCGTCTGACGCGCAAATCGGTTCTGTCACCTTGACGTGGCCCTCTGGAATCGTCGAGACTTACGAACTCTACTTTCAAGGGAAGGTCTATACCTTTATTGAGGCGGAAAATGTGATAGTTGCCGTTGAACCGCATGGAAAGCAGTCCACCACATGGGGAAAGATCAAAGCTGCCGAGGTCTTTCAGAACTATCCCAATCCGTTTAACCCGGAAACATGGATACCCTATCGACTTTCCGAGATGGCTGATGTCTCAATCTCGATCTATGCACAAAACGGTGTCCTAATCCGGGAATTTAACCTTGGACACCAAGATCGCGGTGACAGAACGCTCTATTGGGATGGCAGAAACCGGGACGGCGAACCCGTCGCCAGTGGTATTTACTTCTACCAGTTCCAAGCAGGTGAGACGGACACTGTTCGGAAGATGTGGTTAATGAAGTAGCCTAACTCTGTAATGGGAATGTTCAACGTAAAACTGAGAACAGGAGACAAAAAATGGTTTTAATAATAGAGGATGGTAAGGTAAACAATGGACACATCGTTCTATCTAAGCCTCTCTCCTTGCCCGAAGGGACTGAAGTCCGCGTACAAATAGAACTCACGGATCTGACCTCCGTTAGCGGAGATGACAATCAAAACAAAGATTCCAATGAATCTGAAGACTTTGCTAATCTGCCCTGCTTCGGAATGTGGGCGGATCGGGAGGATATGCGCGACAGTGTCGCATGGCTGCGCAAGGAGAGAGAAAAGTGGCAACAGCGATTAACGCGGACGGAGTGATTGATTCTAATATCCTTATTGATGCTATGACTGAAATGATGGAACTACAAAAATTCTTTCAAAAATGCACATTTTTACCGATTACTACCACTATTTCACAAGTTGCCTTTCAACTGATGGAATCGTTTTATCTCGGTCACGGCCTCGTTTTGCCAGACGCGCTTATTGCAGCAACGGCTTTGGAACATGATTTGACGCTCTATACAAGAAACATACGGCACTTCCGCATGATACCACAACTAAAAGTTAATCAACCCTACTGAATCGTTAAAAACAGAAAGGCTTTTCGCCATGGACAATATATTTCTCAGATGGTGGGGATGTGGGGCGTTTGATGTCCGCTTCGGAGACATAAACATCGCTTTTGATCCATATCTATTCAACGAAAACTTGGCAAACGCTGAGCCGATATACGATTACATCTTTATCTCCCACGAACATTTCGACCACTGTCATCCCGAAACCTTACGGAAGTTGTGCCGTGGTGATCGTTTCAAAAAACTATTCGTCAATTCCGGCTGCATCACACCCGCAGAACCGATCGCTGAAAAATACGGCGATGCCGCATTTGCGCGAGACCTACCGATTACCAAGCATATTCCCGCCGATAAGGTCGAGGTCCTCTATCCGAAACATCTCAACGAAAAGCAGGGAACATCGCGCGCATTTCAAGGTTCAGACACATTCAGTCTTGGGGATATTCGCGTCGAAACGGTCGAAAGCGGCGAAAACCAAACTCCAGACATCCCCACAAACGGCTATCTCATAACACACACAGCAAAGAACGTCTCTATCCTACACACCGGCGACTTGCACGAACCTTACCCTGCACTGGCGAATCTTCAAGGCAAGGTAGATTTCTTAATCCACATGAAACTCGGTCTCGGCGAGGGACTCGCGCCTCGACTTATAGAACTCCTTGAACTCACCCAA is a window from the Candidatus Poribacteria bacterium genome containing:
- a CDS encoding helix-turn-helix domain-containing protein, which codes for MNCPRCKREDAVKNGKVRGSQRYKCKACGFQFTRLTTRGRPPWQRALAVFLYCRGVSISTIARMFSVAPSTIFKWIRKFGSKRTPLPESTDGAVLLDENEIRQYLEKQSAGSESGKIFVVIPEDVLSENVVVGIKRD
- a CDS encoding FG-GAP-like repeat-containing protein, which encodes MQHRLIIFMMLFGIPTLAASTFTDVSFTANVHQREIPIDAASGAWLGPGTAAADYDNDDCWLDIFVVGDGGLPNALYHNNGDGTFTDVAVQAGVADTPRGRGCVWFDYNNDGWSDLYVTCAGPNYLFQNNGDGTFTDVTQQADVADEKHGTNPAIADYDHDGWLDIYIANWGRAPSLLNPNPAPKTNVLYRNRGDGTFEETTEIAGVGDDGIAWGSIFFDYDGDTWADLFVANDHGPDKLYRNRGDGTFEDVSEQSGIVTEVNGKPTGAMGLCVGDYDNDTDLDFFITNYDADLLWRNNGDGTFTNVAEAVGVANEGVGWYASFIDYDNDGWRDLYVVNGDVDNSQKTNHNRLYHNQNGNFVDQADALNVTVDAVGRGATTGDFDNDGDVDFYIVNNTSNTLLQNDVNTDNQNIKIRLRGTESNRDGVGTRVTVTTGTHTQTQELICGTGFLGSDSPELEFGIPSDAQIGSVTLTWPSGIVETYELYFQGKVYTFIEAENVIVAVEPHGKQSTTWGKIKAAEVFQNYPNPFNPETWIPYRLSEMADVSISIYAQNGVLIREFNLGHQDRGDRTLYWDGRNRDGEPVASGIYFYQFQAGETDTVRKMWLMK
- a CDS encoding MBL fold metallo-hydrolase codes for the protein MDNIFLRWWGCGAFDVRFGDINIAFDPYLFNENLANAEPIYDYIFISHEHFDHCHPETLRKLCRGDRFKKLFVNSGCITPAEPIAEKYGDAAFARDLPITKHIPADKVEVLYPKHLNEKQGTSRAFQGSDTFSLGDIRVETVESGENQTPDIPTNGYLITHTAKNVSILHTGDLHEPYPALANLQGKVDFLIHMKLGLGEGLAPRLIELLELTQPRFMIPTHYRTDRKSDPIPTGHWPPNVTDEMAFIEAIREIVGDRTHLLPFTAGVEYEVEMPEKRVIWKWEWFNTWTVPPWRET
- a CDS encoding type II toxin-antitoxin system VapC family toxin; this encodes MATAINADGVIDSNILIDAMTEMMELQKFFQKCTFLPITTTISQVAFQLMESFYLGHGLVLPDALIAATALEHDLTLYTRNIRHFRMIPQLKVNQPY